A region from the Pogoniulus pusillus isolate bPogPus1 chromosome 13, bPogPus1.pri, whole genome shotgun sequence genome encodes:
- the C1QTNF8 gene encoding complement C1q tumor necrosis factor-related protein 8, protein MSVVLLLFLVSTTTTISAELEKGLPRREPRRLSCVRCCGPSEQPVSILSSRYTRMSSDPAYTVPKVQPTIDITILKGEKGEMGERGYPGAVGKEGERGLRGFNGRKGQKGQPGPQGHSCKQLYAAFSVGRRKPLHSSDYFQHVTFDTEFVNLYKHFNMFSGKFFCYVAGVYYFSLNVHTWNFKETYLHLMKNEKEVAILYAQPSDRSIMQSQSLMLDLQEGEEVWVRMFKRERENAIYSEESDVYIIFNGHLIKPAIE, encoded by the exons ATGAGCGTGGTGCTTCTCCTGTTCTTGGtgtccaccaccaccactatcagtgctgagctggaaaaggGTCTGCCACGACGGGAACCGCGCCGGCTGTCGTGTGTGAGATGCTGTGGGCCATCAGAGCAGCCTGTCTCCATCCTCTCCTCACGATACACGAGGATGAGCAGTGACCCTGCCTACACAGTACCCAAAGTCCAACCCACTATAGATATTACCATCCTCAAAG GTGAGAAGGGTGAGATGGGAGAGAGAGGCTACCCTGGAGCAgttgggaaggaaggagaaagagggcTTCGTGGCTTTAATGGACGGAAGGGCCAGAAGGGCCAGCCTGGCCCCCAGGGCCACTCCTGCAAGCAGCTCTATGCTGCTTTCTCGGTGGGCCGGAGGAagcccctgcacagctcagactaCTTCCAGCACGTCACTTTTGACACAGAGTTTGTCAACCTCTACAAGCACTTCAACATGTTCtcagggaagttcttctgctACGTGGCAGGAGTCTACTACTTCAGCCTCAATGTCCACACCTGGAACTTCAAGGAGACCTACCTGCACCTGATGAAGAACGAGAAGGAGGTGGCCATCCTCTATGCCCAACCCAGCGACCGGAGCATCATGCAGAGCCAGAGCCTGATGCTGGACCTacaggaaggggaggaggtCTGGGTGAGGATGttcaagagggagagagaaaatgccATCTATAGTGAGGAGTCTGACGTTTACATCATCTTCAATGGCCATTTAATCAAGCCAGCCATAGAGTAA